From one Chanodichthys erythropterus isolate Z2021 chromosome 3, ASM2448905v1, whole genome shotgun sequence genomic stretch:
- the LOC137017506 gene encoding ATPase family AAA domain-containing protein 5-like isoform X3 yields the protein MHRDFAGDPQYGNKKYCRFAANALPGSTSERRLIIGWLLCQHRRHASCCLHDQLWPILSRHLDHESSIPESIKCWDLLSKVHRMGVDLLYSNMESLLPLPTRALPQSTLKSQSAPNPQSQPEKEVPQTVRIEVLEEQSNDSSPLKVSSRMRGRKKLGMSNKDVFQSDSESEDDFLSLPKTSRDPAQSSNAEAANLSVNVPEAVPIKLRHVVLSEAERKKSKPVTQCLSSLAEYMDHMSFLDSSLHYQPLQAEGSCRLQDFGWTGAKVKSGMTDDIRLECVSRVKGVSVDEIPAALGHLSFKKCKAVVSEAWDRAQQLEEEIRREAEEELTLPVSPHRDGFSLAQVTPCEPRVKERRSEVIKSVFSTMSAGTLGNRAAVALDYLPSLRTICRSERLKEQGKIKRRFLHYLDGIHFTLPKSTVEFLASEFP from the exons ATGCACAGAGACTTTGCTGGGGATCCGCAATATGGAAACAAAAAATATTGCAGATTTGCTGCTAACG cacttccaggttctacatcagaacgccgactcattattggttggctcctgtgtcagcatcgcAGGCATGCGTCATGCTGCTTacatgatcagctttggccaatactgagccgacATCTGGAT CATGAGTCTTCAATACCAGAGAGCATTAAGTGCTGGGATCTTCTCTCAAAGGTCCACAGAATGGGAGTGGATCTTCTCTACTCCAATATGGAGAGTCTCCTTCCTCTGCCAACTCGCGCTTTACCGCAGTCCACCCTCAAATCACAGTCAGCACCAAACCCACAGTCTCAACCTGAGAAAGAAGTACCTCAGACCGTGAGGATAGAAGTTTTGGAAGAGCAATCTAATGACAGTAGTCCCCTTAAGGTCTCCTCCAGAATGAGGGGACGCAAGAAGTTGGGTATGAGCAATAAAGATGTTTTCCAGTCTGATTCAGAGTCGGAGGACGACTTCCTCTCACTGCCAAAAACCAGCAGAGATCCTGCTCAAAGCAGTAATGCGGAAGCAGCCAATCTATCGGTGAATGTGCCTGAAGCTGTGCCAATAAAACTGAGGCACGTTGTGTTATCTGAAGCCGAAAGAAAGAAGAGTAAGCCAGTGACACAGTGCCTAAGCAGTTTAGCAGAGTATATGGACCACATGTCCTTCCTGGACTCTTCATTGCACTACCAGCCTTTACAGGCAGAGGGTTCCTGCAGACTGCAGGACTTTGGCTGGACCGGTGCAAAGGTCAAGAGTGGGATGACTGATGACATTCGGTTAGAGTGTGTCAGCCGGGTAAAGGGTGTTAGTGTTGATGAAATCCCTGCTGCATTGGGGCATTTGAGTTTTAAGAAGTGCAAGGCTGTTGTCTCTGAGGCCTGGGACAGAGCACAGCAACTGGAGGAGGAGATCAGAAGAGAGGCAGAGGAGGAGCTCACCCTTCCTGTGTCTCCACACAGAGATGGCTTTAGTCTTGCTCAAGTCACACCTTGTGAACCAAG AGTGAAGGAGAGGAGAAGCGAGGTGATTAAGTCGGTGTTCTCCACCATGTCAGCTGGTACGCTGGGAAACCGGGCGGCAGTGGCTCTGGACTACCTCCCCTCTCTACGCACTATCTGTAGGTCAGAGAGACTGAAGGAGCAGGGAAAGATCAAACGCAG gTTCTTGCACTATTTGGATGGTATACACTTCACTCTTCCTAAAAGCACAGTGGAGTTCCTTGCTTCCGAGTTTCCTTAA